Proteins from a single region of Streptomyces spinoverrucosus:
- a CDS encoding caspase family protein, which yields MSVLPDPGASRAVLVGTGRYEHLEQLPAVSNNLQALADLLRGPLSVQLPARHVTVVEDPVAAHAVVGAVRAAAAEATDTLVVYFAGHGLVDAQDQLTLALPHTEFGRVETGLPYDWLRQVLLLDSRAERHVVILDCCYSGLALGRMSAGAPLADQAAVEGSFLLAAAAETRTALAPVGQTYTAFTGALLDTLRRGIPGGPVLLDLAAVYRHVRLTLEARGHPVPQARDRNSGAQVALGRNHAALPAVSVPAAPGGGAGERSWPDPRAIRTVTGFFTALADVRVVSGLTQRAVSERSGGRISAGTVSSLLNRGTLPATWSTTAAYLSACGVPDDQITQWQAVWQQLRAQIASARPASPAASEGGAPEKRRAWPGRLSVFRRERGH from the coding sequence GTGAGTGTGCTGCCTGACCCGGGGGCCTCGCGGGCGGTCCTGGTGGGCACGGGCCGCTATGAACATCTCGAGCAGTTGCCGGCCGTCTCGAACAATCTGCAAGCTCTTGCCGACCTCCTGCGTGGCCCGTTGTCTGTACAGTTGCCTGCCCGGCATGTGACCGTTGTCGAGGATCCGGTGGCCGCGCACGCCGTGGTGGGTGCGGTAAGAGCAGCGGCGGCTGAGGCCACTGACACGCTGGTGGTCTACTTCGCCGGGCACGGTCTGGTGGATGCGCAGGATCAGCTCACTCTGGCCCTGCCGCACACCGAGTTCGGTCGTGTGGAGACCGGTCTGCCTTATGACTGGCTGCGTCAGGTTCTGCTTCTGGACTCCCGGGCGGAGCGTCATGTCGTGATCCTGGACTGCTGCTACAGCGGCCTGGCCCTGGGGAGGATGAGCGCCGGGGCGCCGCTTGCCGACCAGGCCGCGGTGGAGGGCAGCTTCCTGCTTGCGGCTGCGGCTGAGACCCGTACTGCCCTGGCGCCGGTGGGGCAGACGTATACGGCCTTCACCGGAGCGCTGCTCGACACGCTGCGCCGAGGGATACCGGGCGGTCCCGTGCTGCTGGATCTCGCGGCTGTCTACCGGCACGTGCGTCTGACGCTGGAAGCGCGCGGGCACCCTGTTCCGCAGGCGCGGGACCGTAACAGCGGCGCTCAGGTCGCGCTCGGGCGCAATCACGCGGCGCTGCCCGCCGTATCGGTTCCCGCTGCGCCTGGTGGGGGTGCTGGGGAGCGGTCGTGGCCGGATCCGCGTGCGATCCGTACGGTCACGGGGTTCTTCACGGCTCTGGCGGATGTACGTGTGGTGAGCGGTCTGACCCAGCGTGCGGTCAGTGAGCGCTCGGGTGGGCGTATATCGGCCGGTACCGTCAGCAGTCTGCTCAACCGCGGCACGCTTCCCGCCACGTGGAGTACAACGGCCGCTTACCTCTCGGCCTGCGGCGTTCCCGACGATCAGATCACGCAGTGGCAGGCCGTATGGCAGCAGCTGCGCGCGCAGATTGCGTCAGCCCGGCCGGCGAGCCCGGCAGCTTCCGAGGGTGGCGCGCCCGAGAAGAGAAGAGCATGGCCGGGGCGTTTGTCGGTGTTCCGCAGGGAGCGGGGTCACTGA
- a CDS encoding effector-associated constant component EACC1: MRLEVRVGSAAVELRSLQGWLRADPEVRRSAAVEVRGGVPGPGEMGTGLDVLQLVTGNGWSAASFVLAVVAWRQSRPQRPRVEIRRGETVVVLTDCSQEEIERAVRALGAADSDEGGGR; encoded by the coding sequence GTGCGGTTAGAGGTACGGGTCGGGTCGGCTGCGGTGGAGCTGCGGTCGTTGCAGGGCTGGTTGCGTGCGGATCCTGAGGTGCGCCGGTCGGCCGCGGTTGAGGTTCGGGGTGGTGTGCCTGGGCCGGGGGAGATGGGCACGGGGCTTGATGTGCTGCAGCTGGTGACGGGGAACGGGTGGAGTGCGGCGTCGTTCGTGCTGGCGGTGGTGGCGTGGCGGCAGTCCAGGCCGCAGCGGCCGCGGGTGGAGATCCGCCGGGGGGAGACGGTCGTCGTCCTCACGGACTGTTCGCAGGAGGAGATCGAGCGGGCGGTCCGGGCGTTGGGCGCCGCCGACTCTGATGAGGGAGGCGGTCGGTGA
- a CDS encoding tetratricopeptide repeat protein, whose amino-acid sequence MAYLVERLAVHGLSEAEDELVGLAADLGHLPLALAQAASYLIDLADTGLTVSQYRVLFRDRRPLAELAPDPAALPDDQETTLAVVLRLSLNRADQHTAGLATPLLQLTSLLDPPGIPASVFTTSRAIIYLTVSRASQSTAARTDESAPDGYIGSISGPVSTVAGTEVLNALRHLHRFSLVSYSPGTPTMSAVVRVHALTQHAAYDTVPPAFRGSLARAAGAALLEAWPEPEQSAVASMLRASTFRLNDAAGDALWDPDYEPNVLLKAGTSLGDAGQYTAAADFFTGLQATAARHFGRDDHFTLRARHHQASWRGEAGDAAGAAQALAGLLEDRVRVLGPDDPNALATRQNHARYVGEAGNVGEAVRLLEDLLPLQLSVLGPDHPQVLVTRNYLATWEEDPGQALYLHEQLLADEIRIFGPDDPKVLTTRENIAHCARAAYDGEATLAALEALLSDQLRILGPDHPNVLATQSDLALHLGDTQTASTKLKELLDHQRNALGSAHPRTLVTRHKLIKLRSELHAAPSPVSDYEELLHDVQRVFGHDHPNTLTARHSLAYSRHKAGDTQRAVSELEDLLNHVKTIPAPTELVVGIIVTLTDCKTFGSGP is encoded by the coding sequence TTGGCGTACCTGGTCGAACGCCTCGCGGTGCACGGGCTCTCCGAGGCTGAGGATGAACTGGTCGGCCTGGCCGCGGACCTCGGCCATCTTCCTCTCGCCTTGGCTCAGGCCGCCTCCTACCTGATCGACCTCGCCGACACCGGGCTGACCGTCAGCCAATACCGCGTATTGTTCAGGGACCGCCGGCCCCTGGCCGAACTCGCACCGGACCCCGCCGCGCTGCCCGACGACCAGGAGACAACCCTCGCCGTCGTCCTCCGCCTCTCTCTCAACCGTGCCGATCAGCACACCGCAGGCCTGGCCACGCCGCTGCTGCAACTGACCAGCCTCCTGGATCCACCCGGAATCCCCGCCAGTGTTTTCACGACCAGCCGCGCGATCATCTACCTCACTGTCAGCCGTGCCTCTCAGTCGACGGCGGCCCGGACCGACGAGTCCGCGCCTGACGGCTACATTGGCAGCATCAGCGGTCCGGTCAGCACGGTCGCTGGCACCGAGGTCCTCAACGCCCTCCGGCACCTGCATCGCTTCAGTCTCGTGAGTTACTCACCGGGGACGCCGACCATGAGTGCGGTTGTCCGCGTTCACGCTCTAACTCAGCATGCCGCGTATGACACCGTTCCTCCGGCCTTCCGTGGCTCTTTGGCGCGTGCAGCCGGCGCCGCTCTCCTCGAAGCATGGCCTGAGCCTGAGCAGAGCGCGGTCGCCAGCATGCTGAGGGCCAGTACTTTCCGGCTGAACGACGCGGCAGGAGACGCCCTCTGGGACCCCGACTACGAGCCGAACGTCCTGCTCAAGGCTGGAACAAGCCTCGGTGATGCCGGCCAGTACACGGCTGCCGCAGACTTCTTCACGGGCCTTCAGGCGACCGCAGCCCGCCACTTCGGCCGGGATGACCACTTCACCTTGCGCGCCCGGCACCATCAGGCCTCTTGGCGTGGCGAGGCCGGAGACGCTGCCGGTGCGGCACAAGCCCTCGCCGGGCTTCTTGAGGACCGGGTCCGTGTCCTCGGTCCAGACGACCCGAACGCCCTCGCGACCCGGCAGAACCATGCCCGCTATGTGGGTGAGGCAGGGAACGTGGGGGAGGCTGTCCGTTTGCTCGAGGACCTGCTTCCGCTTCAGCTGAGCGTCCTTGGCCCCGACCACCCTCAGGTGCTTGTCACCCGCAACTACCTCGCCACCTGGGAGGAGGACCCGGGCCAGGCGCTCTACCTGCACGAGCAACTCCTCGCCGACGAGATCCGCATTTTCGGTCCCGATGACCCGAAGGTCCTGACCACACGCGAGAACATCGCTCACTGTGCACGCGCGGCCTACGACGGCGAGGCAACACTCGCTGCGCTTGAGGCTCTGCTCTCGGATCAACTGCGCATACTCGGCCCCGACCACCCCAACGTTCTCGCCACACAGAGCGATCTCGCCCTCCACCTCGGGGACACCCAAACCGCCAGCACCAAGCTCAAAGAACTCCTCGATCACCAAAGGAACGCCCTGGGCTCCGCGCACCCACGCACACTCGTCACCCGCCACAAGCTCATCAAACTCCGATCAGAGCTCCACGCTGCACCGAGTCCCGTCAGCGACTACGAAGAACTACTCCATGACGTGCAACGGGTGTTCGGGCATGACCACCCGAACACCCTTACTGCTCGACACTCTCTCGCCTACTCACGACACAAGGCAGGAGACACCCAGAGAGCAGTTTCCGAACTCGAGGACCTCCTCAACCACGTGAAAACGATCCCCGCGCCCACCGAGCTGGTCGTCGGGATCATTGTGACGCTCACGGACTGTAAGACGTTCGGCTCTGGCCCGTAG
- a CDS encoding IS5 family transposase, translating into MTDAEWQVVRDAMPVPAWLEGRGGQPEGYCHRQMLDAVRYVTDNGVKWRALPADFPAWDRVYAFFRRWRTKGLAQEFHGRLREKARRAEGRQAQPTAAVIDSQSIKAAASVPAVSRGYDGGKEINGRRRHVITDCLGLLLMVLVTAGNVTDRQAAHMMLPRLRERFAAITLVWADNGYRGRLAAWAKEKLQLTLQIVKRSDDMSGFVVLPRRWVVERSLGWLMSSRRLVRDFETPPASSEAFIYFSQSMLLSRRLARRASGLRAEQDRWAAAA; encoded by the coding sequence ATGACGGACGCGGAGTGGCAGGTGGTGCGCGACGCGATGCCGGTCCCGGCCTGGCTGGAGGGCCGGGGCGGACAGCCGGAGGGCTACTGCCACCGTCAGATGCTGGATGCCGTGCGGTACGTCACCGACAACGGAGTGAAATGGCGCGCGCTTCCCGCGGATTTCCCTGCATGGGACCGGGTCTACGCGTTCTTCCGCAGGTGGCGCACGAAGGGCCTGGCCCAGGAGTTCCACGGCCGGCTGCGCGAGAAGGCCCGCCGGGCCGAAGGGCGCCAGGCGCAGCCGACGGCGGCGGTCATCGATTCACAGTCCATCAAGGCGGCGGCATCGGTGCCCGCGGTCTCACGGGGCTACGACGGCGGCAAGGAGATCAACGGCAGGCGCCGGCACGTCATCACGGACTGCCTGGGCCTGCTGCTGATGGTGCTGGTGACGGCCGGGAACGTCACCGACCGCCAGGCCGCCCACATGATGCTGCCCCGCCTGCGCGAGCGGTTCGCCGCGATCACGCTGGTGTGGGCCGACAACGGCTACCGCGGTCGGCTCGCCGCTTGGGCGAAGGAGAAACTGCAGCTCACCCTGCAGATCGTGAAACGCTCGGACGACATGTCAGGGTTCGTGGTGCTGCCAAGACGGTGGGTGGTGGAGAGGAGCCTGGGATGGCTGATGTCCTCGCGCCGCCTGGTGCGGGACTTCGAGACACCGCCCGCCTCCAGCGAGGCGTTCATCTACTTCTCGCAGTCCATGCTCCTCAGCCGCCGTCTCGCCCGACGCGCTTCTGGGCTCCGGGCCGAGCAGGACCGGTGGGCTGCCGCCGCGTGA
- a CDS encoding helix-turn-helix domain-containing protein — protein sequence MAVDDVEGTLAAMGPRLRAAREHHGATLAGVSRATGISPSTLSRIETGRRKPTLEVLLQLAKEYGVALDELAGTAPAPAAKPRARAPLSFGDDKAVLPLTRYVGGLHAHKHVLPALEDPPARPRQVSHDGYEWLCVLYGRLWLALGDQDLVLTPGDVAEFDTRTPHGVANSSPSGPVEYLIMFGPQGERQRLRTPPAAARRDWRQKDC from the coding sequence GTGGCAGTCGACGACGTGGAGGGCACGCTGGCCGCGATGGGGCCCCGGTTGCGGGCCGCGCGCGAGCACCACGGCGCGACGCTCGCCGGTGTCAGCCGCGCGACCGGTATCTCGCCCAGCACGCTGTCCCGGATCGAGACCGGCCGGCGCAAGCCCACCCTGGAGGTGCTGCTGCAGCTGGCGAAGGAGTACGGCGTTGCCCTGGACGAGCTGGCCGGCACGGCACCCGCTCCCGCGGCCAAGCCGCGCGCCAGGGCGCCGCTGAGCTTCGGCGATGACAAGGCGGTGCTGCCATTGACCCGGTATGTCGGCGGCCTGCACGCCCACAAGCACGTCCTGCCCGCCCTCGAGGATCCGCCCGCGCGGCCCCGGCAGGTCTCCCACGACGGCTACGAGTGGCTGTGCGTCCTGTACGGACGACTGTGGCTCGCGCTCGGCGACCAAGACCTCGTCCTGACCCCCGGGGACGTCGCCGAGTTCGACACCCGCACCCCGCACGGGGTGGCGAACTCCAGCCCCAGCGGTCCGGTCGAGTACCTGATCATGTTCGGACCGCAGGGTGAGCGTCAACGGCTGCGCACTCCTCCAGCCGCTGCTCGTCGGGACTGGCGACAGAAAGACTGCTGA
- a CDS encoding alpha/beta fold hydrolase, with product MQPEPTAELRHRTIEAPAGRLHVVEQGTGPLVLLVHGFPESWYSWRRQLPALATAGYRAVAIDVRGYGRSSKPEATDAYRMLELVEDNVAVVRALGEESAVVVGHDWGSNIAAASALLHPEVFRAVGLLSVPYAPPGGPRPTDIFRQIGGPEQEFYVSYFQESGRAEAEIEPDVRGWLAGFYAALSADTMPAQGEPDPHFVARGGRLRDRFPVGPLPAWLSEEDLDVYAGEFERTGLTGALNRYRTMDRDWEDLAPHHGAPIKQPSLFVGGALDASTTWMSDAIDAYPTTLPGLSASHLLDGCGHWIQQERPDEVNGLLTDWLATLSGLPVSSVLPMPAHEPITVAR from the coding sequence ATGCAGCCCGAGCCGACCGCCGAGCTCCGCCACCGCACCATCGAGGCCCCAGCCGGGCGCCTGCACGTGGTCGAGCAGGGCACCGGCCCGCTGGTCCTGCTCGTGCACGGTTTCCCCGAGTCCTGGTACTCCTGGCGCCGCCAGCTCCCGGCCCTCGCCACGGCCGGCTACCGGGCGGTGGCGATCGACGTGCGCGGTTACGGCCGCTCCTCCAAGCCGGAGGCGACCGACGCCTACCGCATGCTCGAACTGGTGGAGGACAACGTCGCCGTCGTGCGCGCCCTCGGCGAGGAAAGCGCGGTGGTCGTCGGCCACGACTGGGGCTCCAACATCGCCGCCGCCTCCGCCCTGTTGCACCCCGAGGTCTTCCGCGCCGTCGGCCTGCTGAGCGTCCCCTACGCGCCGCCCGGCGGGCCCCGCCCCACCGACATCTTCCGTCAGATCGGCGGCCCCGAGCAGGAGTTCTACGTCTCCTACTTCCAGGAGTCCGGCCGCGCCGAGGCGGAGATCGAGCCCGACGTCCGTGGCTGGCTCGCGGGCTTCTACGCGGCCCTGTCCGCCGACACCATGCCCGCCCAGGGCGAGCCCGACCCGCACTTCGTCGCCCGCGGCGGCCGGCTGCGCGACCGCTTCCCCGTCGGCCCGCTCCCGGCCTGGCTGAGCGAGGAGGACCTCGACGTCTATGCCGGGGAGTTCGAGCGCACCGGCCTGACCGGCGCCCTCAACCGCTACCGCACCATGGACCGGGACTGGGAAGACCTTGCCCCGCACCACGGAGCCCCGATCAAACAGCCGTCCTTGTTCGTCGGCGGCGCCCTTGACGCCTCCACCACCTGGATGTCCGACGCCATCGACGCCTACCCCACCACCCTCCCCGGCCTGTCGGCCTCCCACCTCCTCGACGGCTGCGGCCACTGGATCCAGCAGGAGCGCCCCGACGAGGTCAACGGCCTGCTGACCGACTGGCTCGCCACATTGTCTGGCCTTCCAGTGAGTTCGGTCTTGCCAATGCCCGCCCATGAGCCCATTACGGTGGCCCGGTGA
- a CDS encoding DUF1963 domain-containing protein, giving the protein MDRVIRFRAEAASRGLPSEEVEEWIRVARQAVYLAEGVNGPFLARVGGDPLLPHGAPRPSDPFVASVDLAALPPGVTGLPLPADGHLLLFSGTDVHGGGPVSDAVLYVPAGTPTTLSPLEHSWREPYRPRELRTVWHQPSAQMPESFALDRWGDFPEDEQFELADELADAWADVGGYRPSWIMQIGGHPVSPQNDPVHYARDSKEAGPSEQGGAAHGEGADDWALLATWRCGDDVTELDSGVVHWVIRRRDVAARRFDRVHRYVEMA; this is encoded by the coding sequence ATGGACAGAGTGATTCGCTTCCGGGCCGAGGCGGCATCCCGGGGTCTGCCGTCGGAGGAGGTGGAGGAATGGATACGTGTCGCCCGCCAGGCGGTGTACTTGGCGGAGGGCGTTAACGGTCCCTTCCTGGCCCGGGTCGGCGGCGACCCTCTGCTGCCGCACGGCGCGCCGAGGCCGTCCGATCCCTTCGTGGCCTCCGTCGATCTCGCGGCTCTCCCGCCGGGCGTCACCGGCCTCCCGCTCCCCGCCGACGGCCACCTGCTCCTCTTCTCCGGCACCGATGTGCACGGCGGTGGACCGGTGTCCGACGCGGTGCTGTACGTCCCCGCCGGGACCCCGACAACCCTGAGCCCGCTCGAACACAGCTGGCGCGAGCCGTACCGGCCGCGTGAGCTCCGCACGGTCTGGCACCAGCCGAGCGCGCAGATGCCGGAGAGCTTCGCCCTCGACAGATGGGGCGACTTCCCCGAGGACGAGCAGTTCGAACTCGCCGACGAACTCGCCGACGCCTGGGCGGACGTAGGCGGCTACCGCCCATCCTGGATCATGCAGATCGGCGGCCATCCGGTCTCGCCCCAGAACGACCCCGTCCACTACGCCCGTGATTCCAAGGAAGCGGGCCCCTCCGAGCAGGGCGGTGCGGCCCACGGAGAGGGCGCCGACGACTGGGCTCTCCTGGCCACCTGGAGGTGTGGCGACGACGTCACGGAACTGGACTCCGGCGTGGTCCACTGGGTGATCCGCCGCCGGGACGTGGCGGCCCGGCGCTTCGACCGGGTCCACCGCTACGTTGAAATGGCCTGA
- a CDS encoding MFS transporter produces MATTETALPEYATTPAHRDGNVLRWLTAYTASLVGDSVYFVALGWSAQKAASPAEVGLVMAAGALPRALLMLGGGVVADRFDPRRVILGSDTLRCLLILAAAAGIALTAPALWVLVAVALVFGAVDALFVPAVGALPPRITSPDQLARVTGLRSLSMRLGQIAGPPIGGLAMGLGGPAAAFAVAGALFALSLPLLLTVRIRSLGSHDAERPGPGTARQDLLDGLRYIRRHRLIGPLVAAGAVCELGLIGTLNVGMVLLNAERGWGPSGYGWIVSSFSAGAAASATLLAIAGWLPRAGLMMAGTLLVGCAGAAAIALVPTLWLAVVLAAVIGLCAGIFGSLDNALIQTAADPAYLGRVTSVVMLTMVGLAPLSYPLVGAAIGAWGAAPVFIGCGAFASLGVAIALASSAVRRAELPRRS; encoded by the coding sequence ATGGCCACCACAGAGACAGCCCTGCCCGAATACGCCACCACACCAGCCCACCGCGACGGAAACGTACTGCGCTGGCTCACCGCGTACACCGCCTCCCTCGTCGGCGACAGCGTGTACTTCGTGGCCCTGGGCTGGTCCGCCCAGAAGGCCGCCAGCCCCGCCGAAGTCGGCCTCGTCATGGCCGCAGGGGCGCTACCGCGGGCGTTACTCATGCTCGGCGGGGGCGTGGTGGCCGACCGGTTCGACCCCCGTCGGGTGATTCTCGGCAGCGACACGCTGCGCTGTCTCCTCATCCTGGCGGCGGCCGCCGGTATCGCACTGACTGCGCCAGCCTTGTGGGTCCTGGTCGCAGTGGCGCTCGTCTTCGGCGCCGTGGACGCGCTGTTCGTACCTGCTGTCGGGGCCCTCCCGCCGCGCATCACCAGCCCTGACCAGCTGGCCCGGGTCACCGGCTTGCGCTCGCTGTCGATGCGCCTCGGCCAGATCGCGGGCCCGCCGATCGGTGGCCTGGCCATGGGACTGGGCGGGCCTGCGGCCGCCTTCGCTGTCGCCGGCGCGCTCTTCGCCCTGTCCCTGCCGCTCCTGCTAACAGTACGGATACGGTCCCTGGGGTCGCACGATGCGGAGCGGCCGGGACCCGGCACCGCGCGGCAGGACCTGCTCGACGGGCTGCGCTACATCCGCCGCCACCGACTCATCGGCCCGCTTGTCGCCGCCGGCGCTGTCTGCGAGCTCGGGCTCATCGGCACCCTCAACGTCGGCATGGTGCTCCTCAATGCCGAGCGCGGCTGGGGCCCCTCCGGCTACGGCTGGATCGTCAGCAGCTTCAGTGCAGGAGCAGCGGCCAGCGCCACGTTGCTCGCGATCGCCGGTTGGCTGCCCCGCGCCGGCTTGATGATGGCTGGCACACTGCTCGTGGGCTGCGCGGGCGCCGCCGCCATCGCATTGGTGCCTACCCTCTGGCTCGCCGTGGTGCTGGCCGCGGTCATCGGGCTGTGTGCGGGCATCTTCGGCAGCCTGGACAACGCCCTCATACAGACGGCAGCGGACCCGGCCTATCTCGGCCGGGTCACCTCCGTCGTCATGCTCACCATGGTCGGTCTCGCGCCCCTCAGCTATCCGCTGGTCGGCGCTGCCATCGGAGCCTGGGGTGCCGCCCCGGTGTTCATCGGCTGCGGCGCCTTCGCCAGCCTGGGCGTGGCCATCGCTCTGGCATCCAGCGCGGTACGGCGCGCCGAACTGCCCCGGCGCAGTTGA
- a CDS encoding winged helix-turn-helix domain-containing protein: MRPKHEPEQITDLSRLRAFMNPLRMQLYRMLYAAGTATASQLAEHVDETPSLVSYHLRKLAEHGFVAQASGQGTDGRERWWRVASEEGWGFRDSDFADTPEGAAAVGAVTRGIFDTRVAQYRTYLDQKSAWGKAWTDASVSSEWLLDLTPAELAEMSDELEELARRWRERGKAAKAAGDTEGREHVSVHLYGFPFRP, encoded by the coding sequence ATGCGACCGAAGCACGAGCCTGAACAGATCACCGACCTGTCCCGGTTGAGGGCGTTCATGAACCCGCTGCGGATGCAGCTCTACCGAATGCTGTACGCCGCGGGCACCGCGACCGCCTCTCAGCTCGCCGAACATGTCGACGAGACGCCGTCGCTGGTCAGTTACCACCTGCGCAAACTGGCCGAGCACGGCTTCGTGGCCCAGGCGAGCGGCCAGGGCACCGACGGCCGCGAGCGGTGGTGGAGGGTGGCATCTGAGGAGGGCTGGGGCTTTCGCGACTCGGACTTCGCGGACACACCCGAGGGCGCCGCTGCAGTCGGCGCGGTGACCCGTGGCATCTTCGACACCCGCGTTGCCCAGTACCGCACGTATCTCGACCAGAAGTCCGCCTGGGGCAAAGCGTGGACCGACGCGTCCGTCAGCTCCGAGTGGCTACTCGACCTCACCCCCGCCGAACTCGCCGAGATGAGCGACGAACTTGAGGAGCTGGCCCGGCGCTGGCGGGAGCGCGGAAAGGCCGCCAAGGCGGCAGGCGACACCGAGGGCCGCGAGCACGTGTCCGTGCACCTCTACGGCTTTCCCTTCCGGCCCTGA